A genome region from Populus alba chromosome 3, ASM523922v2, whole genome shotgun sequence includes the following:
- the LOC118028555 gene encoding IRK-interacting protein: protein MAISSPPPPPSKSPSSRPPPPTVVLSLRSPHITPIQECEREEQYDEFSEEGSQTTTSKATPVNFTDKRATPKHHPTPLREKNGKPSAKKRHGDSNNGDDGGGSGSGSISCNKCRPHAREKISVVPLDNNGLNKHSSIASPNGIFKSIFSSLTRKSPKSTGDVSIAREEQWKIAIAELSHKLIQATRKRDEALLETSRLKYSMAELEKKLNKLEIYCHNLKSGLDECSSSNPHYQIGKGYNVHQYQQNGLMGVSEKVIEQFLVSVSEARSSVRLLSRSLTMQLRHMGVRVYERISVLLQPYDIKISFSKNPKGVLFYLEALLNKAFFEDFESAGFQKTSVNQILNPIDRCEANYASFNVLRDLTWEEVLNQGTRHFSEEFSKFCDRKMSEIVAMLGWNRAWPEPLLQAFFGATKNIWLVHLLANSVHPGFPIFRVDKGVNFDSIYMEDMDGDRARKLVPTMVRIMVAPGFYVYDNVVKCKVLCRYCNHSVNNDKGFLTPSP, encoded by the exons ATGGCAATttcatctcctcctcctcctccctctAAATCTCCTTCCTCTCGTCCTCCACCACCAACTGTAGTACTCTCTCTTCGATCTCCTCATATCACTCCT ATTCAAGAATGTGAAAGAGAAGAACAATATGATGAATTCAGTGAAGAGGGAAGCCAAACTACTACTAGCAAAGCAACACCAGTTAATTTTACAGACAAGAGAGCAACACCAAAGCACCATCCAACACCTCTCCGTGAAAAAAATGGCAAGCCGAGCGCCAAGAAACGACATGGTGATAGCAATAATGgagatgatggtggtggtagtGGTAGTGGTTCAATTTCTTGTAACAAATGCCGTCCACATGCAAGAGAGAAGATTTCGGTGGTTCCCTTGGACAATAATGGCTTAAACAAGCATTCATCTATTGCAAGTCCTAATGGGATTTTCAAGTCCATATTTTCTTCACTGACTAGAAAGAGTCCAAAATCCACTGGTGATGTGTCAATAGCAAGAGAAGAGCAATGGAAGATTGCAATAGCTGAGCTTTCTCACAAGTTGATTCAAGCAACAAGAAAGAGAGATGAAGCACTTCTCGAAACTTCAAGGCTCAAGTACTCAATGGCTGAACTTGAAAAGAAGCTTAACAAGCTTGAAATTTATTGCCATAATTTGAAGTCTGGACTTGATGaatgcagcagcagcaaccCCCATTATCAGATTGGAAAAGGTTACAATGTTCACCAATATCAACAAAATGGTCTTATGGGGGTTAGTGAAAAAGTGATAGAGCAATTTTTGGTTTCAGTATCAGAAGCAAGGTCCTCTGTTAGGCTATTAAGCAGGTCACTTACTATGCAACTAAGGCACATGGGAGTAAGAGTTTACGAGAGAATATCTGTGTTGCTGCAACCTTATGATATAAAGATTTCATTCTCCAAGAATCCGAAAGGTGTGCTCTTTTACCTCGAGGCCTTGTTGAACAAAGCTTTCTTTGAAGATTTTGAATCTGCTGGGTTCCAAAAGACATCTGTGAATCAAATATTGAACCCAATTGATAGATGTGAAGCAAACTACGCGTCATTTAACGTGCTTAGAGATTTGACATGGGAGGAGGTATTGAATCAAGGGACAAGGCATTTCAGTGAAGAGTTTAGCAAGTTTTGTGATAGGAAAATGAGTGAGATTGTGGCTATGTTGGGGTGGAATAGAGCCTGGCCTGAGCCATTGTTGCAGGCATTCTTTGGTGCTACTAAAAACATATGGTTGGTGCACCTTTTGGCCAATTCCGTGCACCCTGGCTTTCCAATCTTCAGGGTGGATAAAGGGGTGAACTTCGACTCAATTTACATGGAGGATATGGATGGAGACAGGGCAAGGAAGTTGGTCCCAACCATGGTTCGGATCATGGTAGCACCTGGGTTCTATGTTTATGATAACGTTGTCAAATGCAAGGTCCTTTGCAGGTACTGTAATCATAGTGTTAATAATGATAAGGGTTTTTTAACCCCTTCTCCTTAG